One Vibrio pomeroyi genomic region harbors:
- a CDS encoding sensor histidine kinase codes for MRRIFLESLLGLLVCFMSGIVAYEICVYQLNTDYEYVLQDYEATAHQQLIENIAKNQGLEAAQQAMNQFVETTRNKLITFNPKDEIPSPVSEFFSTNPNTFIFHDDERDLWFRLASSDNTYHYLPNSEAFVRQKIELEDDLIWLFFLASFILYGVCHLFIIFRRVKKLESATLAFAEGDLSSRAETSSGIAIGSLNKSFNLMADRIHRLIESNRSLTNAVAHELRTPIFRIQWQAEMLKDTPLNESQQETVESIVEDTEEMEKMVDELLCYAKLDSCDLENLQQPVDINDFLGHAMTRWNKDTELDINLSLPEQPYEILADEILLNRALDNLVRNAMKFARSQVLIEASAHQEQLKIAVHDDGDGVTQEHQARLFEPFYVGDKARNKAKSGHGLGLSIVEKICAQHNAIVEVGQSQALKGAVFTITIQLCNDSADKPIQ; via the coding sequence ATGCGACGTATCTTTTTGGAGTCCCTATTAGGGCTGTTAGTTTGCTTCATGAGCGGCATTGTCGCTTACGAAATCTGTGTCTATCAGCTCAATACTGACTACGAATATGTTCTGCAAGATTATGAAGCCACAGCCCACCAGCAACTCATAGAAAACATCGCAAAAAATCAGGGTCTTGAAGCAGCTCAACAAGCCATGAACCAGTTTGTCGAAACAACTCGAAATAAACTGATTACGTTCAATCCAAAAGATGAAATACCAAGCCCTGTTTCAGAGTTCTTCTCGACCAACCCAAATACCTTCATCTTTCACGATGATGAACGTGATCTATGGTTTCGCTTAGCAAGCAGTGACAATACCTATCATTACCTACCCAACAGCGAAGCGTTCGTTAGGCAAAAAATAGAATTGGAAGATGACCTAATTTGGTTGTTTTTCCTAGCCAGCTTTATCTTATATGGCGTATGTCACCTATTTATCATCTTCCGCCGAGTAAAGAAGCTTGAATCGGCGACGCTAGCTTTTGCAGAAGGCGACCTCTCTTCGCGAGCCGAAACCTCAAGCGGCATTGCAATCGGCTCACTCAATAAGTCTTTCAACCTAATGGCTGACCGCATTCACCGCTTGATTGAGAGCAATCGCTCGCTTACTAATGCGGTCGCCCATGAGCTGCGCACGCCGATATTCCGTATCCAATGGCAAGCTGAAATGCTCAAAGACACGCCGCTCAACGAGTCTCAACAAGAGACTGTAGAAAGCATTGTGGAAGATACGGAAGAGATGGAGAAGATGGTCGACGAGCTATTGTGTTACGCCAAGTTGGATAGCTGCGACCTCGAGAATTTGCAGCAGCCTGTCGATATCAATGACTTTCTTGGTCACGCAATGACGCGCTGGAACAAGGATACAGAGCTCGACATCAACCTATCACTGCCAGAGCAACCTTACGAGATCCTTGCGGATGAGATATTGCTGAACCGCGCTCTGGATAACCTCGTACGCAACGCCATGAAATTCGCACGATCTCAAGTGTTAATTGAAGCCAGCGCACATCAAGAACAACTCAAAATTGCAGTACATGATGATGGCGACGGTGTGACTCAAGAGCATCAGGCGCGCTTGTTTGAACCGTTTTACGTTGGCGATAAAGCGCGTAACAAAGCCAAGAGTGGTCATGGTTTAGGGTTATCTATCGTCGAGAAGATCTGCGCTCAACACAACGCAATCGTGGAAGTGGGTCAGAGCCAAGCCTTAAAAGGTGCGGTATTCACCATAACCATTCAGCTATGTAATGATTCAGCTGACAAACCCATACAGTAA
- a CDS encoding response regulator — MTKPKMIIVEDDLKLQKMLQDYFVAQDFDVTVLDDGSDATQTILAEQPDIVLLDLMLPVTDGLTICRQTRTHYKGKILMLTASDDDFDHVAGLETGADDYVTKPIKPRVLLARVRSLLRRQDTNTASVDDSDTLQFDQLVLKNTYKKCELSGAVLSLTDSEFDLLWLLASNPDTPLSRDYLTQTLRGIEYDGIDRTIDNKVVRLRKILGDDHTPAEKIQTIRGKGYLFVSTAWH; from the coding sequence ATGACAAAACCTAAAATGATCATCGTGGAAGACGATTTGAAACTTCAGAAAATGTTGCAGGACTACTTTGTCGCGCAAGATTTTGATGTCACGGTGTTGGACGATGGTAGCGATGCCACACAGACCATCCTCGCGGAGCAACCTGACATCGTACTGCTGGATTTGATGCTTCCTGTAACTGATGGACTTACAATCTGCCGACAGACGCGTACGCACTATAAAGGTAAAATCTTGATGCTCACCGCTAGCGATGACGACTTTGATCACGTCGCTGGTTTAGAGACAGGGGCTGATGACTACGTCACCAAGCCAATCAAACCAAGAGTTCTGCTGGCCAGAGTTCGTTCGCTATTACGCCGCCAAGACACCAATACCGCTTCAGTCGATGACTCAGACACCCTTCAGTTCGATCAACTCGTTCTGAAAAACACTTATAAGAAGTGTGAACTTTCAGGTGCGGTTTTATCACTCACTGACAGCGAGTTCGACCTACTTTGGTTATTGGCAAGCAACCCAGATACGCCGTTATCTCGTGACTACTTGACGCAAACATTGCGCGGGATTGAGTACGACGGAATAGACCGGACGATTGACAACAAGGTTGTACGTCTAAGGAAGATTTTGGGCGACGACCACACACCAGCAGAGAAAATTCAGACCATTCGCGGTAAAGGCTACTTGTTTGTTTCAACCGCCTGGCATTAA
- a CDS encoding alpha/beta hydrolase — MNNYRKTLLVLPLIILAGCNSSSSSGRATTKAQMKPKADYVFSSVKLGKLYQEREELQESMKLTYDGVQYDQIQFAEDISEKQKVVRLTSRLGQSVDLYFPDAGFDSCGIYTESKGLDVFDCGAAQRSVSNETTLIQTKTNSAKAVELEFQNELSQYVTSLGSTILSKTKKGNKVTITTSFAFNAFYRDVLKETGAVERIQSTLGASTYSQLFDIVKLYPGSEMTLKFTNHIGGSADDEINMYTGRMIHHNKMTTIVTATGSVFSGGTDLFAAGNPRVLQRADTTKAIELNKQVGVHSWAEGDKTAKEFPYTNESHRQQATYFKKVMGDKGIDFYIFTLDSAPASGEHWMTKADSDKYGFITRIE; from the coding sequence ATGAATAACTATAGAAAAACGTTACTGGTACTGCCTTTGATTATTTTAGCTGGGTGTAATTCAAGTTCTAGTTCAGGTAGAGCGACGACTAAAGCTCAAATGAAACCTAAGGCGGATTACGTATTTTCGTCAGTGAAATTAGGCAAGTTGTATCAAGAACGAGAAGAGCTTCAAGAGTCAATGAAACTGACCTATGACGGTGTGCAGTATGACCAAATTCAATTTGCTGAAGACATCAGTGAGAAGCAAAAAGTAGTAAGGCTTACCAGCCGTCTAGGTCAAAGTGTTGACCTGTATTTTCCTGATGCAGGGTTTGATAGCTGCGGTATCTACACAGAGAGTAAGGGTTTGGACGTGTTTGATTGCGGCGCGGCCCAACGCTCTGTTTCTAATGAGACAACGTTAATCCAAACAAAAACGAATAGTGCAAAAGCGGTTGAGCTCGAATTCCAAAATGAGTTGTCGCAATACGTGACGAGCTTGGGTTCGACGATTCTGAGTAAAACCAAAAAGGGTAACAAGGTCACCATCACCACTTCGTTTGCTTTCAACGCCTTTTACCGAGATGTGCTCAAAGAGACGGGTGCTGTTGAGCGAATTCAATCGACTTTAGGTGCATCCACCTATTCTCAGCTTTTTGATATCGTAAAGTTGTACCCGGGAAGTGAGATGACGTTGAAATTCACCAATCATATCGGTGGCAGCGCTGATGACGAGATCAACATGTACACCGGACGCATGATCCACCACAACAAGATGACGACAATCGTCACTGCTACGGGGTCGGTGTTCTCAGGCGGCACGGATCTGTTCGCTGCAGGTAATCCACGAGTTCTGCAACGCGCTGATACCACGAAAGCTATTGAGCTGAATAAGCAGGTAGGCGTGCATAGCTGGGCTGAGGGGGACAAAACGGCTAAAGAGTTCCCTTACACCAACGAGAGTCATCGCCAACAAGCGACCTATTTTAAAAAGGTGATGGGAGACAAAGGGATCGATTTCTACATCTTCACTTTAGATTCTGCCCCCGCTTCTGGTGAACATTGGATGACGAAAGCCGACTCGGATAAGTATGGTTTTATTACCCGTATTGAATAA
- a CDS encoding diaminopropionate ammonia-lyase gives MQLLAGTLTHYANPQARPELEYSNEQLEILSVASSEQAIKDISQWPGYAVTPLHELNAISAEIGVNKFWYKDESQRFGLKSFKALGGAYAVARQLQIEIANRYGKNPTISELLNGEWKSEVAEIVVSCATDGNHGRSVAWGAQMFGCGCVIYIHRDVSEGRKQAMEAFGAEVVRITGNYDESVRLADSEARAKNRVIVSDTSYEGYMEIPKDVALGYTVMLAEIVEQLDGEIPTHVFVQGGVGGLASAVCGYFWDLWGVDRPRFVIVEPEQANCLQKSAQAGKPIVVTGDLETLMAGLACGEVSSLAWTILQNGADDFMTLSEEAIPQAMRMLASGEKTEVAIEGGESAVPGFAAAIIAKQEPNFAEKLNLTKDSRVLVIGTEGATDPDLYQQIIDNKI, from the coding sequence ATGCAGTTACTGGCTGGCACTCTGACACACTATGCGAACCCTCAAGCACGCCCTGAATTGGAGTACTCAAATGAGCAACTTGAAATTTTGAGTGTTGCGAGTTCTGAGCAGGCAATTAAGGATATTTCACAATGGCCGGGCTATGCCGTTACTCCTTTGCATGAGCTGAATGCGATTTCTGCTGAGATCGGTGTAAACAAATTCTGGTACAAAGACGAATCTCAACGTTTTGGTCTAAAAAGCTTTAAAGCTCTGGGCGGTGCGTATGCTGTTGCCCGTCAGCTTCAGATTGAGATCGCCAATCGCTATGGAAAGAATCCGACCATCAGTGAGTTGTTAAATGGGGAATGGAAATCAGAAGTCGCAGAGATCGTTGTGAGTTGTGCGACAGATGGAAACCATGGTCGCTCGGTTGCGTGGGGCGCACAAATGTTTGGTTGTGGTTGTGTTATCTACATTCATCGCGATGTGTCGGAAGGCCGTAAGCAAGCGATGGAAGCGTTCGGTGCAGAAGTGGTTCGTATTACTGGTAACTACGATGAATCGGTTCGTTTGGCTGATTCAGAAGCGCGAGCGAAAAACCGCGTGATTGTATCGGATACTTCTTACGAAGGTTACATGGAAATCCCGAAAGACGTTGCTCTGGGCTACACCGTGATGCTGGCTGAAATTGTCGAGCAACTTGATGGTGAAATCCCAACCCATGTTTTCGTGCAGGGTGGAGTAGGTGGTTTGGCATCTGCTGTGTGTGGTTACTTCTGGGATTTGTGGGGTGTTGATCGTCCACGCTTTGTAATTGTCGAACCTGAGCAGGCTAACTGTTTGCAGAAGAGCGCTCAAGCGGGTAAACCGATTGTGGTAACGGGCGATCTAGAGACGCTGATGGCTGGACTTGCCTGTGGTGAGGTTTCGAGCTTGGCATGGACGATTCTCCAAAATGGCGCTGATGATTTTATGACGCTGAGTGAAGAGGCGATCCCGCAAGCGATGCGCATGTTGGCGAGTGGCGAGAAAACGGAAGTGGCAATAGAAGGTGGTGAATCTGCAGTACCAGGGTTTGCTGCAGCGATCATCGCTAAACAAGAACCGAATTTCGCTGAAAAACTGAATTTAACTAAAGACAGCCGAGTGCTAGTAATTGGTACTGAAGGGGCAACAGACCCGGATCTCTACCAACAAATCATCGACAACAAAATCTAA
- a CDS encoding Lrp/AsnC family transcriptional regulator — MTQQPALVVDSFDKKILNIVQDSNRATSDKIAEKVGLSPAAVQRRLKRMRAQGVIQADVSVINPKAVGHGMTFIVQVTLERERVDLMHNFKKEMSSNRSVQQCYYVTGSSDFILIVTAADMEGYDNFTREAFFDNANIKSFQTNVVMDNVKVGLTIPIDEQRD, encoded by the coding sequence ATGACACAACAGCCGGCATTGGTGGTCGACAGTTTCGACAAGAAAATCCTCAACATCGTACAAGACTCAAATAGAGCGACATCAGACAAGATTGCAGAAAAGGTAGGGCTCTCTCCCGCTGCCGTTCAGCGCCGTTTAAAACGCATGAGAGCACAAGGTGTGATTCAGGCTGATGTCTCGGTGATTAATCCCAAAGCGGTCGGTCACGGAATGACGTTTATCGTTCAGGTAACACTTGAACGTGAGCGTGTAGATTTGATGCATAACTTCAAAAAAGAGATGAGTTCGAACCGCTCTGTGCAGCAATGCTATTACGTCACAGGCAGCTCTGATTTTATCTTAATCGTCACGGCTGCAGATATGGAGGGGTACGACAATTTTACTCGTGAAGCCTTCTTCGATAATGCCAATATCAAAAGCTTTCAAACCAATGTGGTGATGGATAACGTCAAAGTGGGGCTGACCATTCCGATTGATGAGCAGCGCGATTGA
- a CDS encoding maleate cis-trans isomerase family protein yields the protein MKSATATLQFELEKLAPAGRVGVIALATDFNIERDLNTLFPDDVQSFTSRVRNYNPLTIENLRKMEPGIAACADTILPGTELDVVIYACTSGTVAIGSERISQLIHQSCPNAAVTNPVTAALAAFENFQAKRISVLTPYTEAVNQDVAAFFESQGIEVLSIAGFGFEDDTAMTFIDPMDIKHAALQVCDPEADLLFISCTALRAASMLESIEAELDKPVVSSNQVLAWHSLQLMNYPSPIKGFGALLEHHLEPPSDNCRRSQSL from the coding sequence ATGAAATCTGCAACCGCTACTTTACAGTTTGAATTAGAAAAATTGGCACCAGCAGGACGCGTCGGTGTGATTGCGTTAGCGACAGATTTCAATATTGAGCGTGATTTAAACACCTTGTTTCCAGACGATGTGCAGTCGTTCACCAGCCGAGTGCGAAACTATAATCCTTTGACGATAGAGAACCTGCGGAAGATGGAGCCAGGAATCGCTGCTTGCGCTGATACCATCCTTCCGGGCACCGAATTGGATGTTGTGATTTACGCTTGTACCTCTGGCACCGTAGCGATTGGCAGCGAACGAATTAGCCAGCTTATTCATCAATCTTGCCCAAATGCAGCAGTAACGAATCCGGTGACTGCGGCCTTAGCGGCGTTTGAAAACTTTCAAGCTAAGCGTATCTCAGTATTAACGCCTTACACCGAAGCTGTGAATCAAGACGTCGCGGCATTTTTTGAGTCGCAAGGCATTGAAGTATTGAGCATTGCTGGCTTTGGCTTTGAAGATGACACCGCGATGACGTTCATCGACCCAATGGACATTAAACATGCCGCACTACAAGTTTGCGACCCTGAAGCGGATCTTCTGTTTATCTCTTGCACGGCACTGCGTGCAGCATCGATGCTTGAATCCATTGAAGCGGAGCTAGATAAACCCGTTGTCAGCAGCAATCAAGTATTGGCTTGGCACTCGCTTCAATTGATGAACTACCCCTCGCCCATAAAAGGTTTCGGTGCACTGTTAGAGCACCATCTTGAACCACCCTCAGATAATTGCCGAAGGTCGCAGTCGTTGTAA
- a CDS encoding M20 aminoacylase family protein: protein MPSTFSIKPDQLSSQLIQSMTEWRQHLHRFPECGFDVNLTSDFIADKLHSFGIEVVRNIGKTGLVGILRSGSSEASIGLRADMDALHIHEQNNFAHCSQHDGKMHACGHDGHSAMLLGAASYLAENLLEGNSTFDGTVYFIFQPDEEHGCGAQAMIDDGLFERFSIDEVYGVHNFPGLAEGELMVRPGSLMASESSFEITINGVGGHAALPHQGVDPLVVGSQVILALQTIVSRNLSAIHDTAVVSATEFITDGTVNVIPTQVTIKGDCRCFTESSLDRIKQSMERIVAGICQAAGATYDFEFINTFYPTINSDQQTQYSVAAAQKVLGAESVNDACDPLTISEDFSSMLRVKPGCYVLLGNGTESVGGCALHNPEYDFNDGILKLGASYWIQLVSDRLARSI, encoded by the coding sequence ATGCCGTCTACTTTCTCGATCAAACCAGACCAACTGTCTTCGCAGCTTATTCAAAGCATGACGGAGTGGCGTCAACATTTACACCGTTTCCCTGAGTGTGGTTTTGATGTGAATCTGACCTCCGATTTTATCGCTGACAAGTTACACAGTTTTGGTATCGAGGTGGTGCGTAACATCGGTAAAACAGGATTGGTTGGGATACTTCGTTCAGGATCGAGTGAAGCGAGCATTGGTCTGAGAGCTGATATGGATGCGCTACACATTCACGAACAAAACAACTTCGCACACTGCTCACAACACGATGGAAAGATGCACGCTTGTGGTCACGATGGTCACTCCGCAATGTTGCTCGGCGCTGCAAGCTATTTGGCCGAAAACCTATTGGAAGGGAACTCAACCTTCGATGGCACTGTGTATTTCATTTTCCAACCCGATGAAGAACATGGTTGTGGCGCGCAAGCGATGATTGATGATGGATTGTTTGAGCGATTCTCGATTGATGAAGTGTATGGAGTTCATAATTTCCCCGGCTTAGCGGAAGGTGAGTTGATGGTTCGCCCCGGATCATTAATGGCCAGTGAAAGTAGCTTTGAGATCACCATTAATGGTGTGGGTGGGCATGCTGCTCTGCCGCACCAAGGTGTTGATCCTTTAGTCGTCGGTTCGCAAGTCATTCTTGCTCTTCAAACCATAGTATCTCGCAATCTTAGTGCGATCCACGATACGGCTGTAGTCTCTGCGACCGAGTTTATTACCGATGGCACGGTTAACGTTATCCCGACCCAAGTAACCATTAAAGGCGATTGTCGCTGCTTCACTGAATCTTCTCTTGATCGAATCAAACAAAGTATGGAGAGGATTGTGGCAGGTATTTGTCAGGCTGCGGGTGCGACTTACGATTTCGAGTTTATCAATACCTTCTACCCAACCATCAACAGTGATCAACAAACACAATATTCGGTTGCTGCCGCACAGAAAGTGCTTGGTGCAGAGAGCGTTAATGACGCCTGCGACCCGCTGACTATTTCGGAAGATTTCTCAAGCATGCTTCGCGTTAAACCGGGCTGTTATGTGCTGTTGGGTAACGGCACGGAATCGGTCGGTGGCTGCGCATTGCATAACCCTGAATACGACTTTAACGACGGCATCTTAAAGCTCGGTGCGAGCTACTGGATTCAGTTGGTGAGCGATCGTTTAGCTCGATCAATTTAA
- a CDS encoding TRAP transporter substrate-binding protein — protein sequence MKRLGVALLSLSMVFGVHAETWKFASEEDKTDVQDIYAQKFAEVIKKESDGDIRVRIYYYGQLGTENDIVELAAKGTIQFVSVGAGHLGSYVPEVQAVSLPYVLGTNEAITHKVLTESPTIYNKLAPKFESVNLKLLSMMSEGEMVWGGNKPIRTPEDFANQKIRTFTSTIPVETYKAFGATPTPLSWGEVYGSLQLKTIDSMVNPIYFIYNAKWHEVQDYLMFPGQQPYVSTVSTNSKWYNALSEEKQAMVDKAIKAADQAAYDYQIRINKENMDKILKERPNMQVVVLTDEERERFKTLSQKLHTTYYDVVANAYPAGQQSAAREGAKTILEEILDEVKAASATQ from the coding sequence ATGAAACGATTAGGCGTAGCACTGCTAAGTTTGAGCATGGTTTTTGGCGTTCATGCCGAAACATGGAAGTTTGCTTCAGAAGAGGACAAAACAGACGTTCAAGACATCTATGCGCAAAAATTTGCGGAAGTGATTAAGAAGGAATCTGATGGCGACATCCGCGTTCGCATCTATTACTACGGTCAACTGGGTACAGAGAACGACATCGTAGAACTGGCTGCTAAAGGCACGATTCAATTTGTGTCTGTAGGCGCGGGTCACTTAGGGTCTTATGTTCCTGAAGTACAAGCGGTGAGCTTGCCTTATGTACTGGGCACTAACGAAGCGATCACACATAAGGTCTTAACGGAAAGCCCAACCATCTACAACAAGCTGGCACCCAAGTTTGAGAGCGTAAACCTCAAGCTGTTGTCGATGATGTCTGAAGGCGAAATGGTATGGGGCGGAAATAAACCAATCCGTACTCCTGAAGATTTTGCGAACCAGAAAATCCGTACTTTCACTTCAACCATCCCTGTTGAAACCTACAAAGCGTTTGGCGCAACACCTACTCCTCTTTCTTGGGGTGAAGTGTACGGTTCACTGCAACTTAAGACCATTGATAGCATGGTTAACCCTATCTACTTCATCTACAACGCGAAGTGGCATGAGGTTCAAGACTACTTAATGTTCCCTGGTCAGCAACCTTATGTGAGTACTGTTTCGACCAACAGTAAGTGGTACAACGCTTTGTCTGAAGAGAAACAAGCCATGGTCGACAAAGCAATCAAAGCAGCAGACCAAGCCGCATACGACTATCAGATCCGCATCAACAAAGAGAACATGGACAAGATCTTAAAAGAGCGTCCAAACATGCAAGTGGTTGTGTTGACGGATGAAGAGCGCGAGCGTTTTAAAACGCTAAGCCAGAAACTGCACACGACATATTACGACGTAGTGGCGAATGCCTACCCAGCAGGTCAGCAAAGCGCAGCTCGTGAGGGTGCTAAAACCATTCTCGAAGAGATCCTAGATGAAGTGAAGGCTGCTTCAGCAACGCAATAG
- a CDS encoding TRAP transporter small permease, translating into MKELLHKISVATEKLERFLIMTAILAMMINSTANAIGRYAFNKSLFFSEELNQFLIVSVTFVGFAYAVRQGRNIRMTAVYDSLSTKAQKVLTTIIALLTAMLMFYLTYHAFFYVKELKDINRLSPALQFPVYWVYAIIPIGFFIAGLQYSMSFLMNLLHKEIYVSFDVIENRNTKVGEFE; encoded by the coding sequence ATGAAAGAACTGCTACATAAAATAAGTGTCGCGACAGAAAAGCTAGAGCGCTTTCTGATCATGACTGCCATTCTCGCGATGATGATCAACTCTACTGCCAATGCGATTGGTCGTTACGCCTTCAATAAAAGCCTATTTTTCTCGGAAGAGCTCAATCAGTTTCTGATTGTCTCTGTTACCTTCGTCGGCTTCGCTTATGCGGTGCGCCAAGGCCGAAATATTCGTATGACCGCGGTCTACGATTCATTGAGCACTAAAGCTCAGAAAGTTCTCACAACCATCATTGCTTTATTAACCGCAATGCTGATGTTTTATCTCACCTACCACGCGTTCTTTTACGTTAAAGAGCTGAAAGATATCAATCGGTTAAGTCCAGCCTTACAGTTCCCTGTGTATTGGGTGTACGCGATCATTCCAATTGGTTTTTTCATAGCCGGGTTGCAATACAGCATGAGTTTCTTGATGAACTTACTGCACAAAGAGATCTACGTGTCATTTGACGTGATTGAAAATAGAAACACAAAAGTAGGTGAGTTCGAATGA
- a CDS encoding TRAP transporter large permease, with protein sequence MSDVAQFFSDIIAGELDIYVITFTLVSVMVILLFLSFPMIVPLAVGALIGLIHFSQVEPGVLIQQMVTGISPNALIAVPMFILAADIMTRGHTAYNLLGLIQAFVGHLRGGLPITTCISCTLFGSVSGSTQATVVSVGQIMRPKLLQAGYKDSFVMALIINASDIAFLIPPSIGLILYGTLANASVGELFIAGIGPGLVLASLFSLYSYAYSVKHSDTISLVEKANTAERIEAIKKAILPLGFPALIIGGIYSGVVTPTEAASFAVLYAIIVECVFYRKLGVKDICDAALNTGLITAVVFVLVGVGQAFSWYISFEQIPQELLAPLNLEDASPEYILFIIALTFFVGCMFVDSLVVLLILTPIFMPIVDAAGIDPILVGVMVTLQMAIGSATPPFGCDIFTAIAIFERPYMEVIRGTLPFFLILILMSALLIFFPSIALLPRDVLFN encoded by the coding sequence ATGAGCGATGTAGCACAGTTTTTCTCAGACATTATTGCCGGTGAATTAGATATCTATGTCATCACATTTACTCTTGTTTCTGTGATGGTGATTCTGCTGTTTTTGAGCTTCCCAATGATTGTGCCGCTAGCGGTTGGGGCTCTAATTGGCTTGATTCATTTCTCTCAGGTTGAGCCGGGGGTGCTGATCCAGCAAATGGTCACGGGCATCTCACCCAACGCATTGATTGCAGTTCCTATGTTTATATTGGCGGCCGATATCATGACGCGCGGCCATACGGCCTATAACTTACTTGGTTTGATCCAAGCGTTTGTTGGACATCTGCGTGGTGGCTTGCCGATTACGACGTGTATCAGCTGTACCTTGTTTGGTTCTGTTTCCGGTTCGACCCAAGCTACCGTGGTGTCGGTTGGCCAAATCATGCGTCCGAAGTTGCTGCAAGCAGGCTACAAAGACAGCTTTGTGATGGCGTTGATCATCAATGCCAGCGACATCGCGTTTCTTATCCCACCGAGTATCGGTTTGATTCTTTACGGCACCTTGGCTAACGCCAGCGTGGGTGAATTATTCATTGCTGGTATTGGCCCGGGTTTAGTGCTCGCTAGCCTGTTCTCGTTATACAGCTATGCCTACAGCGTGAAACACAGCGACACCATCTCTTTAGTTGAAAAGGCCAACACTGCCGAACGTATTGAAGCGATCAAGAAAGCGATTCTTCCCCTTGGCTTCCCTGCTTTGATTATCGGTGGTATCTATTCTGGCGTGGTCACGCCTACGGAAGCGGCTTCATTTGCTGTGTTATATGCAATCATCGTTGAGTGCGTTTTCTATCGCAAACTTGGCGTAAAAGACATCTGCGATGCAGCGCTGAATACCGGTTTGATTACTGCCGTTGTCTTTGTGCTGGTGGGTGTTGGACAGGCGTTTTCTTGGTACATCTCGTTTGAACAGATTCCTCAGGAGTTACTCGCTCCTCTTAATCTAGAAGACGCCTCACCTGAATACATTCTGTTTATCATCGCACTGACTTTCTTTGTCGGCTGTATGTTTGTGGACTCATTGGTCGTTCTACTGATCTTGACGCCTATCTTTATGCCGATAGTTGATGCTGCAGGTATTGATCCAATCTTGGTCGGTGTGATGGTGACGTTACAAATGGCCATTGGGTCGGCAACACCTCCATTCGGTTGTGACATCTTTACTGCGATAGCGATTTTTGAGCGACCTTACATGGAGGTCATCCGTGGGACGTTACCGTTTTTCCTTATTTTGATATTGATGTCTGCTTTGCTGATTTTCTTCCCAAGTATCGCTCTGTTACCAAGAGACGTTTTATTCAATTAA